Proteins from a genomic interval of Bradyrhizobium sp. CCBAU 53340:
- a CDS encoding ABC transporter permease, with the protein MSIEASPMAIPISADRTRRGSLRLPKVSRSVLLSTLTIAVLLATWAVVTEMGWANELFLPKPQAVWAAFIKTMTKGYQGATLLQHLGASLYRILVAFTLACLIGIPLGVLMGVSRNARALLNPLIEFYRPLPPLGLYTLLVMWLGIGESSKLSLLFLAGLPGIVISTIQAVTSVDPVYVRAAQSLGATRRDLLFHVYLPAAGPLILAGMRISLGFTYTVLVAAEIVAASAGIGWMIWDAAKFLLSDVVIMGLIVLGLTGVVLDLMMRGIAKLLMPWA; encoded by the coding sequence ATGAGCATCGAGGCTAGCCCCATGGCCATTCCGATCTCGGCCGATCGCACGCGGCGAGGCAGCCTGAGGCTCCCGAAGGTCTCGCGGTCTGTCCTGCTCTCGACGCTCACCATCGCCGTGCTGCTGGCGACATGGGCGGTCGTCACGGAAATGGGCTGGGCCAACGAGCTCTTCCTGCCGAAGCCGCAGGCGGTGTGGGCTGCATTCATCAAGACCATGACCAAGGGCTACCAGGGCGCAACGCTGCTTCAACATCTCGGCGCCAGCCTTTATCGTATTCTCGTCGCTTTCACCCTAGCCTGCCTGATCGGCATTCCGCTCGGCGTCCTCATGGGCGTCTCGCGCAATGCGCGCGCGCTGCTCAATCCGCTGATCGAGTTCTACCGGCCGCTGCCGCCGCTCGGGCTCTATACGCTGCTGGTGATGTGGCTCGGCATCGGCGAGAGCTCAAAATTGTCGCTGCTGTTCCTCGCCGGTCTGCCGGGCATCGTCATCTCGACGATCCAGGCCGTCACCAGCGTCGATCCCGTCTATGTGCGTGCCGCGCAATCGCTGGGCGCGACCCGGCGCGACCTGCTGTTTCACGTCTATTTGCCCGCAGCCGGCCCGCTGATCCTTGCCGGCATGCGGATCTCGCTTGGCTTCACCTACACCGTTCTCGTCGCCGCCGAGATCGTTGCGGCATCCGCCGGCATCGGCTGGATGATCTGGGACGCCGCAAAGTTCCTGCTGTCCGACGTCGTGATCATGGGCCTGATCGTGCTGGGCCTCACCGGCGTCGTGCTCGACCTCATGATGCGCGGCATCGCGAAACTATTGATGCCATGGGCCTGA